A stretch of DNA from Fimbriimonadaceae bacterium:
CTCGTGATATGTGTCGAAGCCGGACTTGGTCTTGATGTGGCCCTCAATCGGGTGGCTCATGAGATGGCGAGAATGCATCGGGAATTGAGTCAAGAGCTGGAAACACTATGCGTAGAGCTGCGCAGCGGGCGATCGAGGCAAGACGCGTTTCGTCGCGCCGCGCAACGCATGCAAGTGGAAGAGGTCCATGGTTTCATGGCGGTCGTCATTCAGACGGAACGATTCGGCACCAGCATCGGCCAGGC
This window harbors:
- a CDS encoding type II secretion system F family protein, producing LVICVEAGLGLDVALNRVAHEMARMHRELSQELETLCVELRSGRSRQDAFRRAAQRMQVEEVHGFMAVVIQTERFGTSIGQALRIHADGLRTRQDLRATEIASQLPVKLLFPLIFFIFPGLFVILLGPAVIRGLRLLSDAVAP